One Mycolicibacterium sarraceniae genomic window carries:
- a CDS encoding LppA family lipoprotein, giving the protein MWSSGSGGAFLTFFYKGNTVVSGYTGCRLS; this is encoded by the coding sequence GTGTGGTCCAGCGGGTCGGGCGGCGCATTCCTCACGTTCTTCTACAAGGGCAATACGGTCGTGTCCGGCTATACCGGCTGCCGGTTGTCGTAG
- a CDS encoding acetyl-CoA acetyltransferase, with protein sequence MAGNVWILGGYQSDFARNLAREGCDFAALTSEVVNLTLAESMIDATDIDVVHVANAFGEMFARQGHLGAMPATVHDGLWDTPATRHEAACASGSVAALAAMADLRAGNYRTALVVGVELEKTVPGDTAAAHLGAAAWTGHEGQDATYIWPSMFAEVADEYDRRFGIDDAHLHAIAALNFSNARHNPNAQTREWEVPDLVSHGSDDAVNPPTEGRIRRYDCSQMTDGGAGVVLVNDDFLRDHPGVRPIGLIEGWGHRTVGLGLRQKLDRDAANPYVLPHVRAAVYDAFGRAGIGLDDLDGIEVHDCFTPSEYLAIDHIGLTGPGESWKAIENGEIAIGGRLPINPSGGLIGGGHPVGASGVRMMLDAAKQVSDLAGDYQVDGARRFGTLNFGGSTATTVSFVIRSAEDAH encoded by the coding sequence GTGGCAGGCAACGTCTGGATTCTCGGTGGCTACCAGAGCGACTTCGCTCGCAACCTGGCCCGGGAGGGCTGCGACTTTGCGGCGCTGACCAGCGAGGTTGTCAATCTTACCCTCGCCGAATCGATGATCGACGCCACCGATATCGACGTCGTGCACGTTGCCAACGCCTTCGGCGAGATGTTCGCCCGACAGGGCCACCTCGGCGCGATGCCCGCCACGGTGCACGACGGCTTGTGGGATACCCCGGCCACCCGCCATGAGGCGGCGTGCGCCTCCGGCAGCGTCGCGGCACTGGCGGCGATGGCTGATCTGCGGGCCGGCAACTACCGCACCGCCCTGGTCGTCGGTGTCGAACTGGAGAAGACAGTGCCCGGCGACACCGCGGCCGCTCACCTCGGCGCCGCCGCCTGGACCGGCCATGAGGGCCAGGACGCCACGTACATCTGGCCGTCGATGTTCGCCGAAGTCGCCGACGAGTATGACCGTCGGTTCGGTATCGACGACGCGCACCTGCATGCGATCGCGGCACTGAATTTCAGCAACGCCCGGCACAACCCCAACGCCCAGACCCGGGAGTGGGAGGTCCCCGATCTGGTGTCGCACGGCAGTGATGACGCCGTCAACCCGCCGACCGAGGGGCGCATCCGCCGCTACGACTGCAGCCAGATGACCGACGGCGGCGCAGGCGTGGTGCTGGTGAACGACGATTTCCTGCGCGACCATCCGGGCGTGCGCCCGATCGGGCTGATCGAAGGCTGGGGCCATCGCACTGTCGGACTGGGACTACGGCAGAAGCTCGATCGTGACGCCGCGAATCCCTATGTGCTGCCGCACGTCCGCGCCGCCGTGTACGACGCGTTCGGGCGCGCCGGCATCGGGCTCGACGATCTCGACGGTATCGAGGTGCACGACTGCTTCACCCCTAGTGAGTACCTCGCGATCGACCACATCGGTCTCACCGGGCCCGGCGAATCATGGAAGGCGATCGAGAACGGTGAGATCGCAATCGGCGGCCGACTCCCGATCAATCCGAGCGGCGGCCTGATCGGCGGCGGGCACCCAGTCGGCGCATCGGGTGTCCGGATGATGCTCGACGCCGCCAAACAGGTCAGCGATCTCGCCGGCGACTACCAGGTCGACGGCGCGCGCCGCTTCGGCACCTTGAATTTCGGCGGTAGTACCGCCACCACAGTCAGTTTCGTGATCAGATCGGCAGAGGATGCACACTGA
- a CDS encoding carotenoid oxygenase family protein encodes MHTEIVGKFLSTLPEDDDHPYRTGPWRPQSTEWHADDLSVVDGEIPTDLDGVYLRNTENPLHPALKAYHPFDGDGMLHIVGFRDGTAFYRNRFVRTDGFEAENAAGGPLWPGLAEPLPLAKVDYGWGARTLMKDASSTDVVVHRGTALTSFYQCGDLYRVDPYSAQTLGKETFNGGFPSSWGVSAHPKVDDRTGEMLFFNYAKAAPYMHYGVVDANNDLVHYTDVPLPGPRLPHDMAFTRNYVILNDFPLFWDPELLERDMHVARFHRDIPSRFAVLPRRGEGKIQWFEADPTYVLHFTNAYEDGDEIVLDGFFQGDPEPSDDGTGTKWQRAFRFLALDRMQARLHRWRLNLRTGGLTEESLSDSITEFGMINSGHAGEPYRYTYAASGKPGWFLFDGLVRHDLQTGTEERFGFGDGVYGSETAMAPRLGSQAEDDGYLVTLTTDMAADASYCLVFDAARLADGPLCKLQLPERISSGTHSTWVAGDALRRWHTSDSAAEAIGL; translated from the coding sequence ATGCACACTGAGATTGTCGGGAAATTCCTGTCCACCCTCCCCGAGGATGACGACCACCCGTACCGCACCGGACCGTGGCGACCGCAGAGCACCGAATGGCACGCCGACGATCTCAGCGTCGTGGACGGTGAAATCCCCACTGATCTCGACGGCGTCTATCTGCGCAATACCGAGAACCCGCTACATCCGGCGCTGAAGGCGTATCACCCCTTCGACGGTGACGGCATGCTGCATATCGTCGGCTTCCGTGACGGAACGGCCTTCTATCGCAACCGTTTTGTCCGGACCGACGGATTCGAGGCGGAGAACGCCGCCGGCGGCCCGCTCTGGCCCGGGCTGGCAGAGCCGCTGCCGCTGGCCAAGGTGGACTACGGCTGGGGTGCGCGCACGCTGATGAAGGACGCCTCCAGCACCGATGTCGTGGTGCACCGCGGCACCGCGCTGACGAGTTTCTACCAATGCGGCGATCTCTACCGCGTCGACCCGTACTCGGCGCAGACCCTGGGCAAGGAGACCTTCAACGGCGGCTTCCCCAGCAGCTGGGGTGTATCTGCGCATCCGAAGGTGGACGACCGCACCGGCGAGATGCTGTTCTTCAACTACGCCAAGGCCGCGCCCTATATGCACTACGGGGTGGTCGATGCCAACAATGACCTGGTGCACTACACCGATGTGCCGCTGCCCGGCCCGCGGCTGCCCCACGATATGGCGTTCACCCGAAACTATGTGATTCTCAACGATTTTCCGTTGTTCTGGGATCCGGAGCTGCTGGAGCGCGACATGCACGTCGCTCGTTTCCACCGAGATATCCCGTCGCGATTCGCGGTGCTCCCCCGCCGGGGCGAGGGCAAGATCCAGTGGTTCGAGGCCGACCCCACCTACGTGCTGCACTTCACCAACGCCTACGAAGACGGTGACGAGATCGTGCTGGACGGCTTCTTCCAGGGCGACCCCGAGCCCAGCGATGACGGCACCGGCACCAAGTGGCAGCGGGCGTTCCGGTTCCTTGCGCTGGACCGGATGCAGGCCCGGCTGCACCGCTGGCGGCTCAATCTGCGTACCGGCGGCCTAACCGAAGAATCGTTGTCCGACAGCATCACCGAGTTCGGCATGATCAACTCCGGTCATGCCGGTGAGCCCTACCGCTATACCTATGCGGCCAGCGGCAAGCCGGGCTGGTTCCTGTTCGACGGCCTGGTCCGACACGACCTGCAGACCGGCACCGAAGAGCGCTTCGGGTTCGGCGACGGTGTCTACGGCAGTGAGACGGCCATGGCGCCCCGGCTCGGCAGCCAAGCCGAAGACGACGGCTACCTGGTCACCCTGACCACCGATATGGCTGCCGACGCCTCCTACTGCCTGGTGTTCGATGCGGCCCGGCTGGCGGACGGACCGTTGTGCAAACTTCAACTGCCCGAACGGATCTCCAGCGGAACGCATTCCACGTGGGTGGCCGGTGACGCACTGCGCCGCTGGCATACCAGCGATTCGGCCGCCGAGGCGATCGGACTGTAG
- a CDS encoding winged helix-turn-helix transcriptional regulator encodes MTDTTAAETPTVLAPDSPNAIGRMLGLLGDEWNLLIVQQALLGASRYSQFMSRLPISNSVLTSRLRTLVDNGLLSRTVHASTRARTEYLITGRGRSLWPALLSIWEWERNWVTGHHEALPAMRHVACGSHFTPQLRCNTCCVVVTGPEVALSLGPSGTWTRSAPAASTRRRSEPDTATRHAGLFPETMSILGNRWAAALLVAAFLGTTRFTDFQTQLGAPPSLLAERLQTFCHIGVFTTSPTERSGPERAAYLLTDKGRAFFPVLTAALQWAQWWYQAPEGPAVVMTHADCGSGFTGELSCDRCAERLSGEQVHTVAI; translated from the coding sequence GTGACCGATACCACGGCCGCCGAGACGCCCACCGTCCTGGCACCCGACAGTCCCAATGCCATCGGCAGGATGCTGGGTCTACTCGGCGACGAGTGGAATCTGCTGATCGTGCAGCAGGCATTGCTGGGTGCCAGCCGCTACAGCCAATTCATGTCACGGTTGCCGATCTCAAATTCGGTGCTGACCAGTCGGCTGCGGACCCTGGTCGACAATGGCCTGTTGAGCCGCACGGTGCATGCCTCCACCCGGGCGCGCACCGAGTATCTGATCACCGGCCGCGGCCGATCGCTGTGGCCGGCATTGCTGTCCATCTGGGAGTGGGAACGCAATTGGGTGACCGGGCACCACGAAGCACTGCCCGCCATGCGCCACGTGGCGTGCGGATCTCACTTCACGCCCCAATTGCGTTGCAACACTTGCTGTGTCGTGGTCACCGGCCCGGAGGTGGCATTGAGCCTCGGCCCCAGCGGAACGTGGACCCGCTCGGCGCCGGCCGCATCGACGCGGCGCCGTTCGGAACCCGATACCGCCACCCGCCACGCCGGGTTGTTCCCGGAGACTATGAGCATTCTCGGAAATCGTTGGGCCGCAGCACTGCTGGTGGCCGCATTCCTGGGCACCACCCGTTTCACAGATTTCCAAACCCAGCTCGGCGCCCCACCCAGTCTGCTGGCCGAACGGTTACAGACGTTCTGCCATATCGGTGTGTTCACCACCTCACCCACGGAGCGCTCGGGTCCGGAGCGGGCCGCATACCTGTTGACCGATAAGGGCCGGGCGTTCTTCCCGGTGCTGACTGCGGCGCTGCAGTGGGCGCAGTGGTGGTATCAGGCTCCCGAAGGTCCGGCGGTGGTGATGACGCATGCCGACTGCGGTTCCGGTTTCACCGGGGAGCTTTCCTGCGACCGGTGCGCCGAGCGGTTGAGCGGCGAACAGGTGCACACTGTCGCTATTTAG
- a CDS encoding LpqN/LpqT family lipoprotein produces the protein MTGQVSAVLAAALVVVAIAGCSDDAKPVAVKCDEVSVPMIDIPTRTDQEPRLRLPQPQGWERTTKLDSETIRFALRDEGLTEEGFTPNVVVTLQKANSSIGKPQRILDAQNQQLVAKLKVKDLKSTPAQVCGSTAQSTTYTAPAMGKIPARNATSLAAVYQDGDVNYVTTVTVQTIKPENPTYVTDSATIIKGFQILPAK, from the coding sequence GTGACCGGACAGGTGTCGGCGGTGCTGGCGGCCGCGCTGGTGGTGGTGGCGATCGCAGGCTGTTCGGACGACGCGAAGCCGGTCGCCGTTAAATGCGATGAGGTGTCGGTGCCGATGATCGATATCCCCACCCGAACCGATCAGGAACCGCGGCTTCGGCTACCCCAACCGCAGGGTTGGGAGCGCACCACCAAGCTCGACTCCGAGACCATCCGATTCGCGCTGCGCGACGAAGGGCTCACCGAAGAGGGGTTCACCCCCAATGTCGTCGTCACGCTGCAGAAGGCGAATTCCAGCATCGGCAAGCCGCAGCGGATACTCGACGCTCAGAACCAACAGCTGGTCGCGAAGCTGAAAGTCAAGGACCTGAAATCCACCCCGGCCCAGGTATGCGGGTCCACGGCGCAATCGACCACCTATACGGCTCCCGCAATGGGAAAGATCCCTGCTCGCAATGCCACGTCCCTGGCCGCGGTGTACCAAGACGGTGATGTCAACTACGTCACCACCGTGACGGTGCAGACGATCAAACCTGAAAACCCCACCTACGTCACGGATTCCGCGACGATTATCAAGGGCTTCCAGATACTTCCCGCTAAATAG